The Bacteroidia bacterium genome segment CTAAATTATAATCTTTGTAAAAGCTGAGCGTTTGCTCAATAAGATCAGAAATAATTTTATTTTTTTCTTCAATTCTAACCGTGTCTTTTTCTAAAATTTTATAAAGTGGAATAAATCTACTTGCAAATGAAATAGCATCAACACCCCGCATTCCTGCTTCATTCATATATGTTCTTAGTAAATTGAAATCTTTTAACTCTGTATAGTTTTTCTCGATGTTAGCAAGAACCTGTCCGTATTTATCTTTGCGTTCCTGGGATTGATTTACCCACGTATCAAATTTTTTCTCGATTCCTTTCTTAGTACCTAAAACATCAAGACGAATTAAGCCTTTTGTCTGACCAATAAAGTATTTCCAGTAATTTGCAGTCTGAGCATATTTTGCAGCATACTTAATTCTTATCTCAGAGCTTTTGTTCATGTCTTCGCGCAATATTGCAAGTTTTTTATCACGTATTTTAACAACTGCAGGATTTGTAACATTCATTGCTTCAGACACTCCCCATGAAGAAAGATAACGACTTGTGCGACCCGGATAACCCATTATCATTGTAAAATCGCCTTCCTGTACACCGGCAATAGAAACCGGAAGTGAATGTTTTGGCACATAAGGAATATTTTTATCAGAATATTCTGCAGGTTTTCCATCCGGTGACATATAAACTCTGAAAACTGAAAAATCGCAGGTATGGCGAGGCCACATCCAGTTATCTGTATCGCCGCCAAATTTCCCAATTGATGATGGGGGAGCACCAACTAATCTTACGTCTTTATAAATTTCATATTTAAGTAAATAAAAATCATTTCCTCCAAAAAAACTTCTAATATTTGCTACATATCCGGTTCCGGTAGTCGCCTCTTTTTCTAACTTTTTTGAAATAGCTTTAATTTTATCTGCTCTTTCAGATTCAGTCATTTTATCATTTAATTCGGCATTTACTTTTGCAGTAACATCTTCTATGCTGATTAAAAATTTTGCGGTTAACCCGGGGTTTGAAAGCTCGTCTTTAAGATTCATTGCCCAGAATCCATCTGATAAATAATCATGTTCTACAGTGCTGTGTGCCTGAATAGCGCTATATCCGCAGTGATGGTTGGTTAAAATTAAACCTTGTTTTGAAACTATTTCTCCGGTACAACCATTACCAAACTGAATGATTGCATCTTTTAAGCTGGCGTGATTGATATTATAAATGTCTTCAGCAGAAAGTTTAAGTCCGGCTTTCTTTATGTCATCATATTTTTTATTTATCATGGTAAGTAGCCACATTCCTTCATCGGCAAAGGAAAAAGTCCATGAAATTAACAGCACCAGAATAAGCGATAATTTGCGTATCATAATCATTGAAATTTTTACAGAACTGTAAAGGTAAGCATTTATTGAATTAAGATTTTATTTTTAATCAATTCGTAATATTGA includes the following:
- a CDS encoding S46 family peptidase, yielding MIRKLSLILVLLISWTFSFADEGMWLLTMINKKYDDIKKAGLKLSAEDIYNINHASLKDAIIQFGNGCTGEIVSKQGLILTNHHCGYSAIQAHSTVEHDYLSDGFWAMNLKDELSNPGLTAKFLISIEDVTAKVNAELNDKMTESERADKIKAISKKLEKEATTGTGYVANIRSFFGGNDFYLLKYEIYKDVRLVGAPPSSIGKFGGDTDNWMWPRHTCDFSVFRVYMSPDGKPAEYSDKNIPYVPKHSLPVSIAGVQEGDFTMIMGYPGRTSRYLSSWGVSEAMNVTNPAVVKIRDKKLAILREDMNKSSEIRIKYAAKYAQTANYWKYFIGQTKGLIRLDVLGTKKGIEKKFDTWVNQSQERKDKYGQVLANIEKNYTELKDFNLLRTYMNEAGMRGVDAISFASRFIPLYKILEKDTVRIEEKNKIISDLIEQTLSFYKDYNLETDKKLFSALLKMYYQDIHVDYHPSIFKEVKKYYKEDFNKFTNNAYTTSIFSNRESVLAFLQEPTYKKIDKDLIFETMYSISGGYRKFSSQYEQQQTELEKANRLFIQGLREMETDKVFYPDANSTMRLTYGKALTYSPGDAVEYDLYTTLDGVMQKEDPTVREFTVPSRLKELWKNKDYGRYGENGLMKTCFLSNTDITGGNSGSPVLNSQGELIGIAFDGNWEAMSGDIAFEPALQRTISVDIRYVLFIIDKFAGAKNLVDEMMIVK